Proteins from a single region of Hermetia illucens chromosome 3, iHerIll2.2.curated.20191125, whole genome shotgun sequence:
- the LOC119652870 gene encoding FAD-dependent oxidoreductase domain-containing protein 1-like — translation MLAFQFSRSSLAKFQPLNRLFSQKPVTQDKQTKPYRNLQSPTRTANCTPEAFPTKCDVAIIGGGGMGSSTAYFLKKKAGRDLNVVVVERDNAYSKASTPLSAGCLRQQFTVQENVLMSRFGAQFLHSFKSEIGDEVDPNFKTYGNLYLVNEKNAEKLAQGVALQSQLGVKSELLTNDQLKKKFPWINTDGIGLAAFGCVDEGWFDPWALLTGLRKKAQALGAVYIDGEVVDFEFKSKGGAEYDAVDKIVVRTAQNEQKTIQFDKCVLSAGAFSGELAKKARIGTGTGLLSTPLPVEPRKRYIYVINSQGENAPPPTAPLVLDTSQLYFRREGANFITSRSPSSDQEPPIDNLDVDLDYFETNIWPYLAHRIPAFESLKVVGSWAGYYDYNTFDQNGVIGKHPAYDNFYIAAGFSGHGIQKVPAVGRGMAELIVDGGFKNIDLSLFRFERLIEKRPVKEMAIA, via the exons ATGTTAGCGTTTCAGTTCAGTAGAAGCAGCTTGGCCAAGTTCCAGCCCCTTAACCGACTCTTTTCGCAGAAGCCCGTAACTCAGGACAAGCAAACTAAACCCTATCGAAACCTCCAAAGTCCTACAAGGACAGCAAACTGCACACCAGAGGCTTTCCCCACAAAATGTGATGTGGCCATTATCGGTGGCGGTGGGATGGGATCATCCACAGCTTACTTTCTCAAAAAGAAAGCCGGACGCGATCTAAATGTTGTAGTAGTGGAGCGAGATAATGCG TACAGTAAAGCGTCGACACCGCTATCAGCCGGATGCTTGCGGCAACAGTTCACCGTCCAGGAAAATGTACTGATGTCCCGCTTTGGGGCTCAATTCCTGCACTCATTCAAGTCGGAGATCGGTGACGAAGTTGATCCTAATTTCAAAACTTATGGAAATCTGTACTTAGTGAATGAGAAAAATGCAGAGAAACTTGCGCAAGGAGTAGCACTCCAAAGCCAGCTTGGGGTAAAGAGTGAGCTCTTAACCAATGACCAGTTGAAGAAAAAATTTCCATGGATCAATACAGATGGAATCGGCTTAG CTGCTTTCGGTTGCGTGGATGAAGGATGGTTTGACCCCTGGGCGCTCCTTACTGGCCTCCGAAAAAAGGCACAAGCCCTAGGAGCAGTCTATATTGATGGCGAAGTGGTAGATTTTGAATTCAAATCGAAAGGAGGAGCAGAATATGATGCGGTAGACAAAATCGTTGTCAGGACAGCCCAAAATGAGCAGAAAACGATTCAGTTCGACAAGTGCGTGCTATCTGCAGGCGCCTTTTCAGGCGAACTAGCGAAGAAGGCGAGAATAGGGACTGGGACTGGACTCTTGAGCACCCCATTGCCGGTTGAGCCAAG AAAGCGATACATCTACGTTATAAATTCCCAAGGCGAAAACGCCCCACCGCCAACAGCTCCTCTAGTCCTTGATACGTCTCAACTGTACTTCCGCCGCGAAGGTGCAAACTTCATCACTAGTCGTTCACCATCGAGCGACCAAGAACCTCCTATCGACAATCTCGATGTCGACCTGGATTATTTCGAAACTAATATTTGGCCATACTTGGCTCATCGAATTCCTGCCTTTGAATCCTTAAAGGTAGTTGGGTCTTGGGCGGGATATTACGATTATAACACATTTGACCAGAATGGAGTCATCGGGAAGCATCCGGCATACGATAATTTCTATATAGCGGCAGGATTCAGTGGACATGGGATACAGAAGGTTCCGGCGGTTGGACGAGGAATGGCTGAGTTGATTGTGGACGGTGGATTCAAAAACATCGACTTGAGCCTGTTCCGCTTCGAACGATTGATCGAGAAGCGACCGGTCAAGGAGATGGCAATCGCCTAA
- the LOC119651212 gene encoding FAD-dependent oxidoreductase domain-containing protein 1-like, which produces MLIFPLSRSGLAKFRPLHRPFSQKIISQDKQTKPYRKPNSPASPVSCTSDTFPTKCDVAIIGGGGMGSSTAYFLKKKAGRDLNVVVVERDSAYKKASTPLSAGCLRQQFTVEENVLMSRFAAEFLHSFRSEIGDEVDPNFKSYGNLYMVDEKNAERLAQGVALQKQLGVKSDLLSNDQLKAKFPWINPVGVGLASYGCVDEGWFDPWALLTGLRKKAQALGAVYVDAEVIDFEFKSKDGAEYDAVDKIVVRTAKNEQRTIEFDKCLLSAGAFSGELAKKARIGTGTGLLSTSLPVEPKKRYIYVINSQGQNGPPLTGPQVRDTSQVYFRPEGPNFITSRSPPDDREPSVDNLDVDLDFFDTDIWPHLAYRFPAFESLKVVGSWAGYYDQNTFDQNGVIGKHPAYDNFYIAAGFSGHGIQKVPAVGRGMAELIVDGRFKSIDLSIFGFERLIERRPVQELAIA; this is translated from the exons ATGTTGATCTTTCCGTTAAGCAGATCCGGCTTAGCCAAATTCCGGCCTCTTCACCGACCTTTCTCacagaaaatcataagtcaggACAAGCAAACCAAACCCTATCGCAAGCCCAACAGTCCCGCCAGTCCAGTAAGTTGCACATCAGACACTTTCCCTACGAAATGCGATGTGGCGATTATCGGCGGCGGTGGGATGGGGTCTTCCACGGCTTACTTTCTCAAAAAGAAAGCCGGACGCGATCTGAATGTTGTTGTAGTGGAGCGAGACAGTGCG TACAAGAAAGCGTCGACACCGCTATCGGCGGGATGCTTGCGCCAGCAATTCACTGTCGAGGAAAATGTGTTGATGTCTCGGTTCGCGGCGGAATTCCTGCACTCATTCAGGTCAGAGATCGGTGACGAGGTTGATCCTAATTTCAAATCGTACGGAAACCTCTACATGGTGGATGAGAAGAATGCGGAGAGACTTGCACAGGGAGTAGCGCTTCAAAAGCAGCTCGGGGTTAAGAGTGATCTCCTATCGAATGATCAGTTGAAGGCAAAATTTCCGTGGATCAACCCGGTTGGGGTCGGTTTAG CTTCTTACGGTTGCGTGGATGAAGGGTGGTTCGATCCCTGGGCACTGCTGACCggactgcgaaagaaggcgcaGGCACTGGGAGCCGTTTATGTTGATGCTGAAGTGATCGATTTTGAGTTCAAATCGAAAGACGGAGCGGAATATGATGCGGTAGACAAGATCGTTGTCAGGACAGCCAAAAACGAGCAAAGAACGATTGAGTTCGATAAGTGCTTACTGTCTGCAGGCGCTTTTTCCGGTGAACTAGCGAAAAAGGCGAGGATAGGAACGGGAACTGGACTTTTAAGTACGTCTTTGCCAGTCGAGCCAAA GAAGCGTTACATCTACGTTATAAACTCTCAAGGTCAAAACGGCCCGCCGTTAACAGGTCCCCAAGTCCGCGATACGTCGCAAGTCTACTTCCGTCCGGAGGGTCCAAACTTCATCACCAGCCGATCGCCACCGGATGACCGAGAGCCTTCTGTCGACAATCTTGACGTCGATTTGGACTTTTTCGATACTGATATTTGGCCGCACTTGGCATATCGCTTCCCCGCTTTTGAGTCCCTGAAGGTAGTTGGTTCGTGGGCGGGATATTACGATCAGAACACGTTCGACCAGAATGGAGTCATCGGGAAGCATCCGGCGTACGACAATTTCTACATCGCGGCAGGATTCAGTGGACACGGCATACAGAAGGTTCCGGCGGTTGGACGGGGCATGGCTGAGCTGATTGTAGACGGCCGTTTTAAGAGCATCGACCTCAGCATATTCGGCTTCGAACGACTGATCGAGCGGCGACCGGTGCAGGAGCTGGCAATCGCCTGA
- the LOC119651211 gene encoding probable 26S proteasome non-ATPase regulatory subunit 3: MTVQQETAIQDVEMENADNAGTAEDAETAKKDADLLTIQEIREQCRQIEKAVTSKEPRYILRVLRGLPNTRRKTNPIVLKHLATHLYPQGAERDTIVSYIPPPAPGAHEPEGLKSRPATKPPVPEVDVYFHLLTLVRLLDDKLLPKAMQCSEALMKKMTSQNRRTLDLIAAKSYFYHSRIAELTNNLESIRQFLHARLRTATLRNDFEGQAVIINCLLRNYLHYSLYDQADKLVKKSVFPESASNNEWARFLYYLGRIKAAKLEYSVAHKHLVQALRKAPQHAAVGFRQTVQKLIIVVELLLGNIPERQIFRQAALRKSLAPYFQLTQAVRLGNLQRFGEVVENFGPKFQQDHTYTLIIRLRHNVIKTAIRSIGLSYSRISPQDIAKKLGLDSAEDAEFIVAKAIRDGVIEATLDPGQGYMRSKESTDIYSTREPQLAFHQRISFCLDLHNQSVKAMRYPPKSYGKDLESAEERREREQQDLELAKEMAEDDDDGF, from the exons ATGACTGTCCAACAAGAAACGGCAATTCAAGATGTTGAGATGGAAAATGCAGACAATGCCGGCACGGCCGAGGATGCAGAGACGGCAAAGAAAGATGCTGACTTGCTTACGATCCAGGAGATCAGGGAGCAATGCAGGCAGATCGAGAAGGCTGTGACGAGTAAGGAGCCGAG GTACATTCTTCGTGTTTTGCGCGGTCTGCCCAACACACGTCGCAAGACAAATCCCATTGTTCTCAAGCATTTGGCCACTCATCTGTATCCGCAGGGAGCCGAGCGAGATACAATTGTGTCGTACATCCCCCCACCAGCGCCAGGAGCTCACGAGCCTGAGGGTTTGAAGAGCAGACCAGCCACGAAGCCGCCAGTGCCCGAGGTCGATGTCTATTTCCACTTGCTCACGCTCGTACGCCTTTTGGATGATAAGCTGCTGCCCAAAGCAATGCAATGTTCAGAGGCGCTGATGAAGAAAATGACGAGCCAGAACCGGAGAACTCTGGATCTGATCGCGGCCAAGTCGTACTTCTATCACTCGCGCATTGCCGAGCTCACCAACAACTTGGAGAGTATCCGACAGTTCTTGCACGCTCGCCTGCGCACAGCCACGCTCAGGAATGATTTCGAGGGACAGGCGGTCATCATAAACTGCTTGCTCCGGAACTACTTGCACTATTCGCTGTACGACCAGGCGGACAAACTGGTCAAGAAGTCAGTGTTCCCCGAGTCAGCCAGTAACAACGAATGGGCTCGATTCCTGTACTACCTGGGCCGCATTAAGGCCGCGAAACTGGAGTACAGTGTCGCGCATAAACACTTGGTACAAGCTTTAAGGAAGGCACCTCAACACGCCGCAGTTGGCTTCCGCCAGACCGTCCAGAAGCTAATCATCGTAGTCGAGCTCCTCCTGGGCAACATCCCCGAGCGCCAGATATTCCGCCAAGCTGCCCTTCGTAAGTCCCTGGCGCCATACTTTCAACTCACACAGGCTGTGCGTCTAGGCAACCTCCAGCGGTTCGGTGAGGTGGTCGAGAACTTCGGACCCAAGTTCCAGCAGGACCACACTTACACGCTCATCATCCGCTTGCGGCACAACGTGATCAAGACCGCCATCCGGTCGATTGGGCTCTCCTACTCGCGGATTTCGCCACAAGACATCGCCAAAAAGCTCGGCCTCGATTCGGCCGAGGACGCAGAGTTCATTGTGGCCAAGGCCATCAGGGATGGCGTTATCGAGGCGACACTCGACCCAGGACAAGGCTACATGCGCAGCAAGGAGAGCACAGATATCTACAGCACGCGGGAACCGCAGCTGGCGTTCCATCAACGAATCTCGTTCTGTTTGGATTTGCACAACCAGAGCGTGAAGGCGATGCGATATCCGCCGAAATCGTACGGAAAGGATTTGGAAAGCGCCGAGGAGCGACGGGAACGAGAACAGCAGGACTTGGAACTGGCGAAAGAAATGGCTGAGGACGACGATGACGGATTTTAA